The sequence ATTCATTCTGTGAGCAGAAAGCTTTTATTCTCAAAGGATTTTCTATATAATAGAGGATATAAAGGATGGAAGAGTTTATGTATCGAGTGATTGAAATGTTTGGGGACTGTGAGCCCTGGTGGTTTTTGGATGGATGGGAAGAAGATGTCGTCAGTAGTCGGAAATTTGAAGACTATTATCAGGCTTTAAAATACTACAAGCAGAAGTGGTTAGATTTAAATGCGCACTTTCCAAGTTATAAGAGTAGAAGTGATCTCATGACAGTTTTTTGGGATTCCAAAGAGCAAGAGTGGTGTGAGGACTGCAGTGAAGATGTGCAGTTATTCCACTCGCTCGTTCTTTTGGAAGATGAACACAAAATTCCAAAAAGCAAGCTCCGTCCAGGTTACGAAAAGGAAAAAGGGAGTCGGAAACACCGTTCTTGTCAATTTACTCTTGACCCGAATAAGAGTACAAAATCCCTGTCATAAGAAAAATCAGAAGATTTTTTAGAGCGATCTAGAAAGTCTTCTTTTTTGTTTTCTTTTTCGAATAGTATAAGTGAGAGGAGGAACTATGGTTCAAGAAATTGCAAAAAAATTGATCCGTATGGGGAAGAAGGAAGAAGCTCAGGATCTCTACTTCATTCCTCGGAAGGAGGAGTATCAGGTTTTTATGAGGGTTGGAGATGAGAGGCGTTTTGTGCAATCCTTTCCTTTTGAGGAGATGACGGCTATTATCAGCCATTTTAAATTTGTAGCAGGGATGAATGTGGGAGAAAAAAGGCGCAGCCAGCTAGGATCGTGTGATTACCCTTTGGAGAATGGAGTGGTTTCGATTCGCTTGTCGACGGTGGGGGATTATCGTGGCTATGAAAGCTTGGTCATTCGGCTTTTGCATGATGAGGAACGCGAATTGCGGTTTTGGTTTGATCAGTTGCCAGACTTGAAGAAGAAATTGGCTGGTCGTGGGCTTTATCTCTTTGCGGGTCCCGTTGGTTCGGGAAAGACCACTCTCATGCACGCTCTGGCGCAAGAGCGCTTTGCAGATCAGCAAGTCATGTCCATTGAAGATCCTGTCGAGATCAAGCAAGAGAATATGCTTCAGCTCCAGCTGAATGACCAGATCGGCATGACCTATGACAACCTGATCAAACTCTCCTTACGTCATCGACCGGATCTTCTCATTATTGGGGAGATCCGAGATAAGGAAACGGCCCGTGCAGTTGTACGAGCTAGTTTGACAGGGGTCACCGTCTTCTCTACGATTCATGCCAAGAGCGTTAGAGGTGTTTATGAGCGCCTTTTAGAGCTTGGAGTGAGTGAGGAAGAACTCAAGATTGTTTTACAAGGTATTTGCTACCAACGATTAATTGCAGGAGGAGGTGTTGTCGATTTTGCAACGGAAAACTACCAAGAGCACTCGGCCAGCCGCTGGAACCAACAAATGGATCTCTTGGCTCAATCGGGATATATCCAGCTGGCTCAGGCGCAAGCCGAAAAAATTATCTACCGCTAAACAAAAGCAAATCATCGAATTATTTTTGAATCTTTATTCGAGTGGTTTTCATCTGTCTGAGATCGTCGATTTTCTGGGTCGCTCCCACCTAGTGGAGAGTCGGTTGGTCTCTCAGATGCGGGAAGATCTCTCTCGTGGGAAGAGTTTCTCAGATATGATGGCGGGGATCGGTTTTTCAGATGCGGTCACGACACAGCTGTCTCTCGCTGAGCTCCATGGCAATCTTGCATTGAGCTTGGAGAAAATCAGTGCTTACTTAGAAAACATGTGCAAGGTCAAGAAAAAGCTGATTGAGGTCAGCACTTATCCTCTTATCTTGCTTGGATTTTTGGTTCTGATTATGCTAGGCTTGCGCAATTATTTGCTCCCTCAAATGGATGCTCAAAATATTGGGACGCAATTGATCAGTTCCTTCCCCCAACTCTTTTTGGCCTTAGGAGCGGGACTGGTGACCTTCTTCTTACTCGGCTTTCTCTATTACCGCCAGTCAGGCAAGATCAACGTTTTTAGAACTTTGTCTCATCTGCCTTTCGGGAAAGGCATGATTCAAGCTTATTTGACAGCCTATTATGCCAGAGAATGGGGAAATCTGATTGGGCAAGGATTGGAATTGTCTCAGATTTTTTCCATGATGCAGGAGCAAAAATCCCAGCTTTTTCAAGAAATTGGAAGGGATTTAGCTCTTTCTTTAGATCGTGGCCAGTCCTTTTCAGAGACGGTCAGGGGGTATCCTTTTTTCAAAAAAGAATTGCCCCTTATGATTGAATATGGTGAAGTCAAATCAAAGCTCGGAAGTGAGCTAGAAATCTACGCTGAAAAAACCTGGGAAGATTTCTTTCGTCGGGTTCACAAGGCTATGAATGTGATACAACCTTTGGTGTTTGTCTTTGTAGCTCTTGTGATTGTGTTACTCTATGCAGCCATGTTGCTGCCGATTTATCAAAATATGGAGGTTCATTTATGAAAAAATTAAAAACCTATAAGGTTAAAGCCTTTACACTTATTGAAATGTTGGTGGTCTTATTGATCATCAGTGTGCTCTTATTGCTCTTTGTGCCGAATTTGACCAAGCAAAAAGACTCCGTGAAAGAGACAGGAAATGCAGCGGTTGTGAAGGTGGTCGAAAGTCAGGCTGAATTGTACGAGCTCAATCATACCAATGACCAAGCCACTCTAGCAAAACTGATTGCTGATGGAAATATTACCAACAAACAAGCAGAATCCTACCGTTCCTATTATGCGAAAAATAGTGGAGAAACTCGTGCGGTTGCAGATTAAGGCCTTCACTTTGGTGGAGACCCTTCTGACCTTGATGATCGTTAGTTTTATCTATCTGGGCTTATCGGGATCGATCAAGACGAGCTTTCAGCAGGTAGAAGAAAAAGTATTTTTTGCAGAGTTTGAACACCTCTATCAAGAAAGCCAGAAAATAGCGCTGGCAAGGCAAACGGAATTGGATGTTGAAGTGACTGCAAGGAAGATTCAAACGCCTTATCAGACGGTG comes from Streptococcus parasanguinis ATCC 15912 and encodes:
- the comGD gene encoding competence type IV pilus minor pilin ComGD; this encodes MQIKAFTLVETLLTLMIVSFIYLGLSGSIKTSFQQVEEKVFFAEFEHLYQESQKIALARQTELDVEVTARKIQTPYQTVEIPDSVILQDPKTIRLDRAGGNSSLANVHFQTQRGVVTYQLSLGNGKIKKRIRSR
- the comGA gene encoding competence type IV pilus ATPase ComGA, which codes for MVQEIAKKLIRMGKKEEAQDLYFIPRKEEYQVFMRVGDERRFVQSFPFEEMTAIISHFKFVAGMNVGEKRRSQLGSCDYPLENGVVSIRLSTVGDYRGYESLVIRLLHDEERELRFWFDQLPDLKKKLAGRGLYLFAGPVGSGKTTLMHALAQERFADQQVMSIEDPVEIKQENMLQLQLNDQIGMTYDNLIKLSLRHRPDLLIIGEIRDKETARAVVRASLTGVTVFSTIHAKSVRGVYERLLELGVSEEELKIVLQGICYQRLIAGGGVVDFATENYQEHSASRWNQQMDLLAQSGYIQLAQAQAEKIIYR
- the comGC gene encoding competence type IV pilus major pilin ComGC; this translates as MKKLKTYKVKAFTLIEMLVVLLIISVLLLLFVPNLTKQKDSVKETGNAAVVKVVESQAELYELNHTNDQATLAKLIADGNITNKQAESYRSYYAKNSGETRAVAD
- the comGB gene encoding competence type IV pilus assembly protein ComGB, which codes for MSWLNRDISSWLRRKPKKLSTAKQKQIIELFLNLYSSGFHLSEIVDFLGRSHLVESRLVSQMREDLSRGKSFSDMMAGIGFSDAVTTQLSLAELHGNLALSLEKISAYLENMCKVKKKLIEVSTYPLILLGFLVLIMLGLRNYLLPQMDAQNIGTQLISSFPQLFLALGAGLVTFFLLGFLYYRQSGKINVFRTLSHLPFGKGMIQAYLTAYYAREWGNLIGQGLELSQIFSMMQEQKSQLFQEIGRDLALSLDRGQSFSETVRGYPFFKKELPLMIEYGEVKSKLGSELEIYAEKTWEDFFRRVHKAMNVIQPLVFVFVALVIVLLYAAMLLPIYQNMEVHL
- a CDS encoding DUF1033 family protein; translated protein: MYRVIEMFGDCEPWWFLDGWEEDVVSSRKFEDYYQALKYYKQKWLDLNAHFPSYKSRSDLMTVFWDSKEQEWCEDCSEDVQLFHSLVLLEDEHKIPKSKLRPGYEKEKGSRKHRSCQFTLDPNKSTKSLS